A window from Zingiber officinale cultivar Zhangliang chromosome 7A, Zo_v1.1, whole genome shotgun sequence encodes these proteins:
- the LOC121999555 gene encoding glutathione S-transferase T3-like, whose protein sequence is MSHPYFTQSVVHGYGTPLTTGMSFTPSMSNEPATPTFILETQISNRESLIEVVNLEKAVLNDEGIRKRSSWTKVEDEVLARSFVTISDDPIIGNDQKADAFWGRVASYYNENLPLGSNTISANVIRSHWHNTIQKKVYRFNANYNNVYSLYRSSHSDEDILRFAYEKYRSENNGVAFNLEHVWRIVKDRPMFIPQFADHFVATKNTRTSESGASNISSNQDVSIDLDYEDTHPMGQKATKRKGKDKVKSTMEDLTINYNNIITKFTEYKGVKKSEVDLKQKQLEVEEIKAKVALSKSEAKNHRLKLKEYEILNKDTSHMTKEQLIIHECLCQDIRSRWNI, encoded by the coding sequence ATGAGTCATCCGTATTTCACGCAGTCGGTTGTTCATGGATATGGTACCCCACTTACAACTGGTATGTCTTTCACTCCTTCGATGTCGAATGAACCTGCAACTCCAACTTTTATCCTGGAGACTCAAATTTCCAACCGTGAATCCCTAATTGAGGTGGTCAATTTAGAAAAGGCGGTTTTAAATGATGAGGGTATAAGAAAACGTTCAAGTTGGACAAAGGTTGAAGACGAGGTCTTAGCGAGAAGTTTTGTCACTATCAGTGATGATCCAATAATCGGCAATGATCAAAAGGCGGATGCTTTTTGGGGACGGGTTGCAAGTTACTACAATGAGAATCTTCCCCTAGGTTCAAACACCATAAGTGCAAATGTTATACGATCACATTGGcacaatacaatccaaaagaagGTATATCGATTCAACGCAAATTACAATAATGTTTATAGTTTATATCGAAGTAGTCACAGTGATGAAGATATATTGAGGTTTGCGTACGAAAAATATCGATCCGAAAATAATGGCGTTGCATTCAATCTCGAACATGTGTGGAGAATTGTCAAAGATCGCCCAATGTTTATTCCACAATTCGCTGATCACTTTGTGGCCACAAAGAACACGAGGACCTCAGAGTCGGGAGCAAGCAACATCTCCTCCAACCAAGATGTGAGTATAGACCTAGATTATGAAGATACTCATCCAATGGGACAaaaggcaacaaaaagaaagggaaaagacaaAGTAAAATCGACCATGGAGGATCTGACAATAAACTACAATAATATTATTACAAAGTTCACTGAGTACAAAGGCGTGAAGAAGTCCGAAGTCGATTTGAAACAAAAACAACTCGAAGTAGAGGAGATTAAGGCAAAAGTTGCATTGTCCAAATCTGAAGCTAAGAATCATCGCTTGAAGTTGAAGGAGTATGAAATATTGAACAAAGACACCTCGCATATGACAAAGGAGCagcttatcatacatgaatgCCTATGCCAGGATATTAGGTCGAGATGGAATATCTAA